A single region of the Fimbriimonadaceae bacterium genome encodes:
- a CDS encoding proteasome accessory factor PafA2 family protein has protein sequence MERILAGIETEYGLWIKGRGADSQVDDAMMLVRSYPGEHFASWDYRFESPRADLRGFTVGQLAYDPEDAKFDTGKSRGSDHEVRSDRILPNGARFYNDHGHPEYATPECFESFETALHDYAGQYTVLRAAKVFEREVGREVKVYKNNTDFHGASYGTHESFLVPRSLGFEKIYQSVLPMLVVRQILTGAGKVGSEHGDWVPYQISQRADFFVEPFNTETLYRRPIFNTRDEPHADPDKWIRLHVISGDANMSPDCSSMKLGLVKLALQLAIVGEAPIWKFKNPVDAFKRISRDMTFEFKIELDSGSWTTAYEVFESYFSAAEAVFDLPSLPDQRHPSSIPETPETEIYRDITMARQQLSKLRSDFSAFAKEVDWAAKKVMLEQIVESEGLTWRDHSLQAYDLEYHNVDPDEGLYFALREMGQVDDLGDAEDCLEDFFVGRLDTSRAVPRGIAVKEHKAHLKTASWRSLVFEVDGKAIEIELDPTRTYRRERLQGLDVVSFIQALRG, from the coding sequence ATGGAGCGGATCCTCGCCGGGATCGAGACCGAGTACGGTCTATGGATCAAAGGTAGAGGAGCCGACAGTCAGGTAGACGACGCGATGATGCTCGTCCGGAGTTATCCGGGCGAGCATTTTGCTTCGTGGGATTACCGTTTTGAGTCTCCGCGCGCCGACCTTCGAGGGTTTACGGTAGGGCAACTTGCGTATGACCCCGAAGACGCCAAGTTCGATACCGGCAAGAGCCGTGGGTCCGATCACGAAGTCCGATCCGACCGGATTCTGCCCAACGGAGCGCGCTTCTATAACGATCACGGGCACCCCGAATACGCTACTCCCGAGTGCTTTGAATCCTTTGAGACAGCGCTTCACGATTACGCTGGGCAATATACCGTCCTTCGCGCCGCCAAGGTTTTTGAACGGGAGGTTGGGCGGGAGGTCAAGGTGTATAAGAATAACACCGATTTTCATGGCGCATCGTACGGCACCCATGAAAGCTTCCTCGTGCCGCGGTCTCTTGGCTTTGAGAAGATTTACCAATCTGTGCTGCCGATGCTTGTGGTGAGGCAGATTCTGACCGGCGCAGGAAAGGTCGGCAGCGAACATGGCGATTGGGTTCCCTATCAAATCAGCCAGCGGGCTGACTTCTTCGTGGAGCCTTTTAACACTGAGACGCTCTACCGAAGGCCGATCTTTAACACACGCGACGAACCCCACGCCGATCCCGACAAGTGGATACGCCTACATGTGATTAGTGGGGATGCGAACATGTCTCCAGATTGTTCAAGCATGAAGCTTGGGCTGGTGAAACTGGCTTTACAGCTTGCGATAGTGGGTGAAGCGCCAATATGGAAGTTTAAGAACCCGGTGGATGCGTTCAAAAGGATTAGTCGGGATATGACTTTTGAATTCAAAATTGAGCTGGATTCAGGGTCATGGACGACGGCTTACGAAGTTTTCGAGTCTTACTTTTCGGCTGCCGAGGCTGTCTTTGACTTGCCTTCTCTCCCTGATCAACGCCACCCAAGCTCTATTCCCGAAACGCCAGAGACCGAGATATACCGAGACATCACGATGGCGCGGCAGCAGCTATCCAAACTCAGGAGTGATTTCAGCGCTTTTGCGAAGGAAGTGGATTGGGCGGCAAAAAAAGTCATGCTTGAGCAGATTGTCGAATCCGAAGGGCTCACTTGGCGGGATCATAGCCTTCAGGCTTACGACCTTGAGTATCACAACGTCGACCCGGACGAAGGGCTTTACTTTGCGTTGCGTGAGATGGGCCAAGTCGACGATCTTGGAGATGCTGAAGACTGCTTGGAGGACTTCTTTGTCGGGCGTCTTGACACTAGCCGAGCGGTTCCACGGGGCATCGCCGTCAAAGAGCACAAAGCTCATCTGAAGACGGCATCGTGGAGGTCGCTTGTCTTTGAGGTTGATGGCAAGGCTATCGAAATCGAGCTCGACCCAACAAGAACCTACCGCCGGGAACGACTTCAAGGCTTAGACGTAGTAAGCTTTATTCAAGCTCTGAGAGGATAG
- a CDS encoding ubiquitin-like protein UBact: protein MFTKADDRLRRPATPEPERKLGDDGGPGKPDIRKPGGDNELLKRLRKVDPDQAKKYRQRSGQ from the coding sequence ATGTTTACCAAAGCCGACGACCGCCTTAGAAGGCCCGCCACCCCCGAACCCGAGCGCAAGCTTGGCGACGATGGAGGCCCCGGCAAACCGGACATACGCAAGCCGGGAGGCGACAATGAGCTTCTCAAGCGCCTCCGCAAGGTTGACCCCGATCAGGCCAAAAAATATAGACAGCGGTCCGGACAATGA
- a CDS encoding TolC family protein: MAFLALGTLGFSQGGDTLTLEQVIQLAKNRNGTIQAAYLDAAASKERTRQAWAAFWPTLTPNFRYDWSRNKVNTGPFDGLSKGDESTSSVTARWRLWDSGSRDTSYRSSLRSQRSREYSALQTLRDTLFGVHAQYFDALRAQELLRVADSQVVRTREILAQTIALIENEQLPKKDKFQAEADLANAEVNRLSALNRTATSQSDLKATIGWTDADELPALQSYDEPAEFDQLPPLSEVIALGLKQRPDLAARRESIEAAKYALAQTRRDGLAIWSVDATYTKQFSRENLDNQALVFQVSIPLFDAGSSKSAVNEASYNLQSQQSSLVQSERLTRSEIESAYKVLQQDTLRVQAAKKALEASKVNFDAASKAQALGAEGTTLITVLTAQTSLVTAESNYVEAIYDYYISEIRLKLAIGEVLPGELP; this comes from the coding sequence TTGGCCTTTCTGGCCCTGGGGACGCTTGGATTCTCTCAAGGGGGGGATACTCTCACGCTTGAGCAGGTTATCCAACTAGCGAAGAACCGCAACGGCACTATTCAGGCAGCTTATCTGGATGCCGCAGCATCCAAAGAGCGCACTCGGCAGGCATGGGCCGCATTCTGGCCGACCCTCACCCCAAACTTTCGATACGACTGGTCACGCAATAAGGTGAACACCGGCCCCTTCGATGGTCTATCAAAAGGTGACGAAAGCACGTCGAGCGTCACCGCAAGATGGCGACTTTGGGATAGCGGATCGCGGGATACGAGCTACCGGTCGAGCCTTAGAAGCCAACGCTCGCGTGAATACTCAGCGCTCCAAACCCTTCGAGACACGCTGTTTGGTGTACATGCTCAATACTTCGATGCCCTACGGGCGCAAGAGCTATTGCGGGTTGCCGACTCACAAGTGGTGCGCACCCGCGAGATCCTTGCACAAACTATCGCACTCATTGAGAACGAGCAATTGCCCAAGAAAGATAAGTTCCAGGCAGAGGCCGATCTCGCCAACGCCGAGGTAAACCGCCTTTCTGCGCTGAATCGGACAGCGACAAGTCAGTCGGATTTGAAGGCAACAATAGGCTGGACCGATGCAGACGAGCTCCCTGCTCTTCAAAGCTACGATGAGCCCGCCGAGTTTGATCAGCTACCCCCGCTTTCTGAGGTCATTGCACTAGGGTTGAAGCAGCGGCCTGACCTTGCAGCACGCAGGGAGAGCATCGAAGCTGCCAAGTACGCCCTTGCCCAAACACGGCGCGACGGTTTGGCGATCTGGAGTGTTGATGCCACTTACACCAAGCAGTTCTCACGTGAGAACTTAGACAATCAAGCTTTGGTATTTCAGGTTTCAATTCCTCTATTTGATGCAGGAAGTTCAAAATCTGCGGTTAACGAAGCGAGTTATAACCTACAATCGCAGCAGAGTTCGCTCGTCCAATCCGAAAGATTGACGCGCAGTGAGATCGAATCAGCGTATAAAGTACTGCAGCAAGATACACTGAGGGTTCAAGCAGCCAAGAAAGCTCTCGAAGCCTCAAAGGTGAACTTTGATGCTGCGAGTAAAGCTCAGGCGCTTGGTGCGGAAGGAACGACTTTGATCACAGTTCTGACCGCGCAAACAAGCTTAGTGACAGCTGAGTCAAATTACGTCGAAGCGATTTACGACTACTATATTTCGGAGATTCGCCTCAAACTTGCGATAGGGGAAGTTTTGCCAGGTGAATTGCCATAG
- a CDS encoding efflux RND transporter periplasmic adaptor subunit, which yields MKKGIYWIGGVAALGFLGWFFLLRGGSGNDEIEYRYEKVQRTELVRSISSTGQLVALTTVDVKSKAGGTIVRLAVDEGSKVKMGDLIAEIDPRDTKATYDQATADVETAQARADQAAISYDLQIANSQTAVKDAENALVAAKIRYDRAKLEADRQPTLTKANITSAQAAFDSAKSDYDKYINITAPQVRRDVRGTHDRAKADLAAATADLERQKELYSLGYVAKAVVERSQSTYEGAKSTFSVAEQRLLTLDKEIEAETTRLKLARDRAGASLDEAKANGSQTAIALKSLQDAQTAVRTAEINIQKAKDALANNKLRASELSAAKAGTVRSRVQLENTKVQLDSTTVLAPRDGVVTLKYLEEGTIIPPGTSTFAQGTSIVQISDVTRLFVECAVDEADISAVKVGQRVRILTEAFPGVALDGEVVRVNPAALTAQNITAIKVRVEIKPGYKIEIMPGMNATCEFITLSKPDILRIPGQALIREDGKTFVRVKGTDPLKPERREVKVGDTGNDGVEILEGLKEGEEVVVAEINLRELREIQERMVEAQQGGGLAGGGSRPGGNRTRTSAATAGGTGGSGGGGNR from the coding sequence ATGAAAAAAGGCATTTATTGGATCGGTGGAGTTGCAGCCCTGGGTTTCCTGGGCTGGTTTTTCTTATTAAGGGGCGGCTCCGGCAACGACGAAATCGAATATCGATACGAGAAGGTTCAGCGAACCGAGCTTGTCCGTTCAATTAGCTCGACCGGGCAGCTCGTTGCTCTCACGACGGTCGACGTCAAATCCAAAGCCGGCGGCACGATTGTACGGCTTGCCGTTGATGAAGGCTCGAAGGTGAAGATGGGGGATCTCATCGCCGAGATCGACCCGCGCGACACCAAAGCCACCTACGATCAAGCCACAGCAGACGTGGAAACGGCTCAGGCACGCGCCGACCAAGCGGCTATCAGCTACGACCTTCAGATTGCGAACAGCCAGACTGCCGTCAAAGATGCTGAGAACGCATTGGTTGCCGCCAAGATTCGCTACGACCGGGCCAAGCTTGAGGCAGACCGTCAACCCACGCTGACCAAAGCAAATATCACTTCTGCGCAAGCTGCTTTCGATTCAGCCAAGTCGGATTACGACAAGTACATCAACATCACAGCCCCCCAAGTCCGACGAGACGTGCGGGGAACTCATGATCGAGCGAAGGCCGACTTGGCTGCAGCAACTGCCGACCTCGAACGACAGAAGGAACTTTATAGCTTGGGCTATGTGGCAAAGGCCGTCGTAGAGCGCTCGCAGTCCACGTATGAAGGGGCAAAATCTACCTTCAGCGTCGCCGAACAGAGGCTTCTTACTCTCGACAAAGAGATCGAAGCTGAAACTACCCGGCTCAAGTTGGCGAGGGATCGCGCTGGAGCCTCGCTTGATGAGGCAAAGGCGAACGGAAGCCAAACCGCAATCGCCTTAAAAAGCCTACAAGATGCCCAAACAGCAGTCAGAACGGCTGAAATTAATATTCAGAAGGCCAAGGACGCGCTCGCAAACAATAAACTCCGTGCGAGCGAACTCAGCGCTGCCAAAGCTGGCACTGTTCGAAGCCGAGTTCAACTGGAGAACACCAAAGTCCAGCTCGACAGTACAACGGTCTTGGCGCCTCGCGATGGCGTTGTCACGCTCAAGTACTTGGAAGAGGGGACGATCATCCCTCCGGGCACCAGCACGTTCGCCCAGGGCACGAGCATCGTGCAGATCAGCGACGTAACTCGGCTCTTTGTCGAGTGCGCTGTTGATGAAGCTGACATCTCCGCCGTAAAGGTCGGGCAGCGCGTACGCATCCTCACGGAAGCTTTCCCGGGTGTCGCGCTTGACGGTGAAGTCGTCCGCGTGAACCCTGCGGCATTGACCGCTCAGAACATCACCGCCATCAAGGTCCGCGTTGAGATCAAGCCCGGCTACAAGATTGAGATCATGCCTGGCATGAACGCGACCTGCGAATTCATCACGCTCAGCAAGCCGGACATTTTGAGAATCCCTGGACAGGCGCTTATCCGTGAAGACGGAAAGACTTTTGTGCGCGTCAAGGGCACAGACCCGCTCAAGCCGGAAAGACGGGAAGTCAAGGTTGGGGATACCGGCAACGACGGTGTAGAGATTCTTGAAGGCCTGAAAGAGGGTGAAGAGGTCGTTGTCGCTGAGATCAACCTGCGAGAGCTGCGTGAGATTCAGGAACGCATGGTCGAGGCCCAGCAGGGCGGAGGCTTGGCCGGTGGAGGCAGTAGGCCCGGAGGCAATCGAACACGCACCAGCGCGGCAACCGCCGGAGGCACGGGCGGCAGTGGAGGCGGAGGAAACCGATGA
- a CDS encoding ABC transporter permease, whose protein sequence is MTVGDSLNSALRAIIANKLRSILTMLGVVIGVGSVIAMIGIGEGTKSKAIENLAVMGSNMITIVPDWRRGGQSSGIGNAGRLSDDDVRAIKKNVPTVELISGAVRSNDRVKFGSQSTQTSIYGVEPQMAVIRNAVKLHQGKWFTAEDNTLLERKAVLGWMVYDNLFGGENAIGATIKIKNQNFEVVGVISYKGGSGFMNPDDQIYIPLRTAQERLMGKTYLDMISVQVKNGDILVYTQGAIEDTLYATRKNAAGEALFRVFNQGEMIEQIEQQTALLSYLLAGIASVSLLVGGIGIMNIMLVSVTERTREIGLRKAIGAKRHTIMSQFLFESIVMCLVGGSIGILLGSLGVKFVAGAMKVPPIVSMQSVIVAFVFSAMVGLFFGLYPAMRASALQPIEALRHE, encoded by the coding sequence ATGACCGTTGGCGACAGCTTGAACAGCGCACTGCGCGCCATTATCGCGAACAAGCTGCGCTCTATCCTGACGATGCTCGGCGTTGTGATCGGCGTCGGGTCCGTTATCGCGATGATTGGAATTGGCGAGGGCACCAAGAGCAAGGCGATCGAAAACCTTGCCGTTATGGGCTCGAACATGATCACCATCGTTCCCGACTGGCGTCGGGGTGGGCAAAGCTCTGGCATCGGCAATGCGGGCCGGTTGAGCGACGATGATGTGCGCGCCATCAAGAAAAACGTCCCTACGGTTGAGCTGATCTCGGGGGCGGTGCGCTCGAACGACCGGGTCAAGTTTGGAAGTCAGAGCACCCAAACCAGCATTTACGGTGTCGAGCCGCAGATGGCGGTTATCCGCAATGCTGTCAAATTGCATCAGGGTAAATGGTTCACAGCTGAGGACAACACCCTCTTGGAGCGCAAAGCAGTTCTGGGCTGGATGGTTTACGACAATCTGTTCGGTGGAGAGAACGCCATCGGGGCGACGATCAAGATTAAGAATCAGAATTTTGAGGTCGTTGGTGTGATCTCCTATAAGGGGGGATCGGGCTTCATGAATCCCGACGATCAGATTTATATCCCCTTGCGAACGGCTCAAGAACGGCTCATGGGAAAGACCTACCTGGACATGATCTCTGTCCAGGTCAAGAACGGCGATATCCTGGTCTACACACAAGGCGCTATCGAGGACACCCTGTACGCCACGCGTAAAAACGCTGCTGGTGAGGCGCTTTTCCGAGTCTTCAACCAAGGTGAGATGATCGAGCAGATTGAGCAGCAGACGGCTTTGCTGAGCTATCTCCTTGCCGGCATTGCATCGGTCTCACTCCTTGTGGGAGGCATCGGCATCATGAACATCATGCTGGTCAGCGTCACCGAGCGAACGCGAGAAATCGGCCTGCGCAAAGCCATCGGGGCGAAGAGGCATACCATCATGAGCCAATTCCTCTTTGAGTCCATCGTGATGTGCTTGGTCGGTGGCAGCATCGGAATCCTTCTCGGATCGCTCGGCGTGAAGTTCGTGGCAGGAGCGATGAAAGTGCCTCCGATTGTGAGTATGCAGTCGGTGATCGTGGCCTTTGTCTTCTCGGCGATGGTCGGCCTTTTCTTCGGCCTCTATCCTGCCATGCGCGCAAGCGCACTCCAGCCTATCGAGGCTCTCAGGCATGAGTAG
- a CDS encoding four helix bundle protein: MAKERIESYQQLRVWQLAVDLSVELYDLTSSFPRIEQYGLTSQIRRSAVSVPANIAEGWGRGRDSEFAHFLRIARGSLKELETLILIAERAEMLLQERKEPLLEQTDHIGRMLTKLIASLDGPIGQVRERVAPYAADTVGLSRELVLDSDEY, encoded by the coding sequence ATGGCAAAGGAGCGGATTGAGTCCTACCAACAACTTAGAGTCTGGCAATTAGCTGTCGATCTATCCGTAGAACTCTACGACCTGACCTCAAGCTTTCCGCGTATCGAACAGTACGGCCTGACATCTCAAATACGCCGGTCTGCCGTGTCGGTGCCTGCAAATATAGCGGAAGGTTGGGGAAGAGGCCGCGACTCTGAATTTGCCCACTTTCTGCGTATCGCAAGAGGTTCCTTGAAAGAGCTTGAGACTTTGATCCTTATCGCCGAACGGGCTGAGATGCTCCTACAAGAACGAAAAGAGCCGTTGTTAGAGCAAACCGATCACATCGGTCGAATGCTCACGAAGCTGATCGCTAGTCTCGATGGTCCTATTGGTCAAGTTCGGGAAAGAGTGGCCCCTTACGCCGCGGACACTGTGGGACTTTCGAGGGAGTTGGTCTTAGACTCTGATGAATACTAA
- a CDS encoding ABC transporter ATP-binding protein: MIEAHNLTKDYVMGDVVVHALKGASLTINEGDMVAIMGPSGSGKSTFMNVAGCLDRPTAGQYLLNNTPVAQLTDNELAEIRNRYIGFVFQTFNLLPRTSALKNVELPLMYAGVKNRSDNAKTALETVGLGDRMHHKPNELSGGQQQRVAIARAIVNDPVLILGDEPTGNLDSRTSEEIMALFQDLNRNGKTVVIVTHEPDIALHCKRIIRFKDGRIVADEVVEKQIDAREVLKTLPTAEEEEAELIAMARGVNGNGNKPAFEIGS; this comes from the coding sequence ATCATTGAAGCTCACAATCTCACCAAGGACTATGTGATGGGCGACGTTGTCGTCCACGCACTGAAAGGCGCCTCACTGACCATCAATGAAGGCGACATGGTCGCGATCATGGGGCCGTCAGGAAGCGGCAAATCCACGTTTATGAACGTGGCTGGTTGCCTCGACCGCCCAACGGCTGGACAGTACCTTCTTAACAACACGCCAGTAGCCCAACTCACCGACAACGAGCTTGCCGAAATCAGGAACCGTTACATTGGCTTCGTCTTCCAGACCTTTAACCTCCTCCCGCGTACGTCGGCTCTCAAGAACGTTGAGCTACCGTTGATGTATGCCGGAGTCAAGAACAGAAGCGACAACGCCAAGACGGCTCTCGAGACGGTTGGCTTGGGCGACCGAATGCACCACAAACCGAACGAGCTCTCGGGTGGACAGCAGCAGCGCGTCGCGATTGCCCGCGCCATCGTGAACGACCCGGTTTTGATCCTTGGCGACGAGCCAACCGGAAACCTCGACTCGCGCACGTCTGAAGAGATCATGGCGCTCTTTCAGGACCTCAACCGCAATGGAAAAACCGTCGTGATCGTTACACACGAGCCGGATATCGCCCTCCACTGCAAGCGGATCATTCGCTTTAAGGATGGAAGAATCGTTGCCGATGAGGTCGTTGAGAAGCAGATTGACGCCCGTGAAGTGCTCAAGACCCTTCCCACTGCCGAGGAAGAAGAAGCCGAACTGATCGCAATGGCTCGAGGCGTGAACGGTAACGGGAATAAACCCGCATTTGAAATCGGATCCTAG
- the lexA gene encoding transcriptional repressor LexA has translation MAKGLTKRQQAILDFVVNYVQEEGYPPSIREIGAHFGIGSLRGVTVHLDALSRKGFISRSNTPRSIKLIHPSTQPQTNRIVMVPLLGSIAAGSPIEAMESADEQIPVPAEMVRNIRDAFLLRVKGDSMTGDGILPRDLVLIKPQVNANNGDLIAAMIDGEATVKRYYSDTKGVQLLPSNPNYEPILVRSENSKIVGKVVGLIRDYTGMAF, from the coding sequence ATGGCAAAGGGACTTACCAAGCGACAACAAGCGATTCTCGATTTTGTGGTGAATTATGTTCAGGAGGAGGGTTACCCTCCTTCTATCCGTGAGATTGGGGCGCACTTTGGGATCGGTTCCTTACGTGGTGTAACTGTCCACCTAGACGCTTTGTCCAGAAAAGGATTCATCAGCCGGTCTAACACACCGCGCTCGATCAAGCTTATCCACCCCTCCACCCAGCCTCAGACCAACAGAATCGTGATGGTTCCGCTCCTCGGCTCTATTGCCGCAGGATCGCCCATCGAAGCGATGGAGAGCGCCGACGAACAGATTCCCGTGCCCGCCGAGATGGTGCGGAATATCCGAGATGCGTTTCTACTTCGCGTCAAAGGTGATTCGATGACCGGTGATGGCATATTGCCACGCGATCTTGTGCTGATCAAGCCACAGGTGAACGCCAACAATGGCGATCTTATTGCCGCGATGATCGACGGCGAAGCGACAGTGAAGCGCTACTATTCGGACACGAAAGGTGTCCAGCTGTTGCCCAGCAATCCCAATTACGAGCCGATCCTTGTACGATCCGAAAACTCCAAGATTGTCGGGAAGGTCGTCGGGCTAATCCGAGACTACACGGGAATGGCGTTTTGA
- a CDS encoding peptidylprolyl isomerase, translated as MSITSARKFFEKSGCGTVFIIIAGAAMILTMIFTRGQDQPTPRDLEANSPALAMIGQYKVSEIAVNDSFNAMADQQRNAETGLSADDTVSLYASMVSAHVGSALIVDLGHSMGLNVTDEQLFDEAKKEVEKQLADMVKMLENMSLVKPGASQADIDKAYQGITGRTLQSVREEQLDNVKQSLATQAGRLSQTARFFSEKMKTRYVAETKVSDEELRRSFNAYTTKRIVFGRPDEVPPKEALEKAKQVLSDIKAGKITFDEAMNKYTMDPAPGPDKAKSDSTTDITQSIIDYDASLTSIPTLKPGEVSGVLQTSAGPGIFKLISVKSTIPSDFETNKTELMKVEVERKADRRLRDEIIKRRDGGAIQWKSKGAEALFMWNLAQIDVNYSTDDVKKKELLVKASELAKAADLDDTTVDPKWGILANYAVQKSLIALATPAEKPEIQADYVAAMNALTSIVENVELRLELVREYLQAKDKEAGAQLVFAAQANNTTGPLAQGYYTQIAGLRDKVKSAGLIEDADVKKVNEELKRWSDEVSRDLAYSAEGFLDYGAESITQYDKLMADVQKFESKGWLDKESKDKIDKAVATWKAGAFDAIKLEAEDNKDHSLGGQSIWKEIGDRIKGFAKIGALNATQTAELQKLQDQWKVGLFDSLKKESEENTDYTQAGQAAWSELNGRIQELVKLGALTQAQADQLKQVQAKWSTAKKAADLKAATEANKPPTTGPSATTGTTGSPFGPSTLPGTSTGTTGSTGR; from the coding sequence GTGTCGATTACGTCAGCTAGAAAGTTCTTCGAAAAGAGCGGGTGTGGAACCGTTTTCATCATCATCGCGGGCGCCGCGATGATCTTAACCATGATCTTTACGCGTGGGCAAGACCAACCAACTCCGCGTGATCTTGAGGCGAATTCGCCTGCGCTTGCCATGATTGGTCAGTACAAGGTCTCCGAGATCGCAGTTAACGATTCGTTTAACGCGATGGCCGATCAGCAAAGAAACGCCGAGACCGGTCTGAGTGCGGACGATACGGTGTCTTTGTACGCTTCGATGGTCAGCGCTCATGTTGGCAGTGCTCTCATCGTCGATCTTGGCCACAGTATGGGTTTGAACGTCACCGACGAGCAACTCTTTGATGAAGCCAAGAAAGAGGTCGAGAAGCAGCTTGCCGACATGGTGAAGATGCTCGAAAACATGAGTTTGGTTAAGCCCGGCGCATCGCAGGCGGATATCGACAAGGCGTATCAGGGCATTACCGGTCGAACCCTTCAGTCTGTCCGTGAAGAGCAGCTTGACAACGTGAAGCAGTCGCTGGCAACGCAAGCAGGAAGGCTGAGCCAAACTGCGCGGTTCTTTAGCGAAAAGATGAAGACAAGGTACGTCGCGGAGACCAAGGTCTCTGACGAAGAGCTAAGGCGCAGCTTCAACGCGTACACCACTAAGCGTATCGTGTTTGGACGGCCCGACGAAGTTCCACCCAAGGAAGCGCTAGAAAAGGCCAAGCAGGTCTTGAGCGACATCAAGGCGGGCAAGATCACGTTCGATGAGGCGATGAACAAGTACACGATGGATCCTGCTCCCGGGCCCGATAAAGCCAAGAGCGACTCCACAACGGACATCACGCAATCGATCATCGATTACGACGCCTCCCTCACTTCGATCCCAACGCTCAAGCCGGGCGAAGTCAGTGGCGTCCTGCAAACTTCGGCAGGCCCCGGAATCTTCAAGCTCATCAGTGTGAAGTCCACGATCCCCAGCGACTTTGAAACAAACAAAACTGAACTGATGAAGGTCGAAGTTGAGCGCAAGGCCGACCGCCGACTTCGGGATGAGATTATCAAGCGTCGCGATGGTGGTGCGATCCAGTGGAAGAGCAAGGGCGCTGAGGCACTGTTCATGTGGAATCTCGCCCAAATCGACGTCAACTACTCCACCGACGATGTCAAGAAGAAGGAACTCCTGGTCAAGGCTTCCGAGCTTGCAAAAGCCGCCGACCTTGATGATACAACCGTCGATCCCAAGTGGGGCATTCTTGCCAATTATGCCGTCCAAAAGAGCTTGATCGCGCTTGCGACTCCCGCCGAAAAGCCAGAGATTCAGGCGGACTATGTGGCGGCGATGAATGCACTGACGAGCATCGTCGAGAACGTTGAGCTACGGCTTGAGCTGGTGCGCGAGTATCTGCAGGCGAAGGACAAGGAAGCTGGCGCGCAGCTCGTATTTGCTGCCCAAGCCAATAACACGACCGGACCGCTCGCTCAAGGCTACTATACGCAAATTGCCGGTCTTCGCGACAAGGTTAAGTCGGCTGGTCTCATCGAAGATGCTGACGTCAAGAAGGTGAACGAGGAGTTGAAGCGTTGGAGCGATGAGGTTTCCCGCGACCTTGCCTACAGCGCAGAAGGGTTCTTAGATTATGGAGCCGAGTCGATCACCCAGTACGACAAGCTGATGGCGGATGTCCAGAAGTTTGAATCGAAGGGATGGCTCGATAAGGAGTCCAAAGACAAGATCGACAAGGCAGTGGCCACCTGGAAGGCAGGAGCTTTCGATGCGATCAAGCTTGAGGCGGAGGACAACAAAGACCACAGCCTGGGCGGACAGAGCATTTGGAAGGAGATTGGAGACCGGATCAAGGGATTTGCCAAGATCGGGGCGTTGAACGCAACCCAAACCGCGGAACTGCAGAAGCTGCAGGATCAATGGAAAGTTGGCTTGTTCGATTCTCTCAAGAAAGAATCTGAAGAAAACACAGACTACACCCAGGCCGGACAAGCAGCTTGGAGCGAACTGAACGGACGCATTCAAGAGTTGGTGAAACTCGGTGCGCTCACTCAGGCCCAGGCTGACCAACTAAAGCAGGTGCAGGCGAAATGGTCGACAGCGAAGAAAGCGGCTGACCTGAAAGCCGCTACCGAAGCAAACAAGCCGCCGACAACTGGACCGAGCGCGACGACCGGAACAACGGGGTCGCCGTTTGGACCGTCAACACTTCCGGGGACTTCAACCGGAACAACAGGCTCAACAGGCCGGTAG
- the rsmI gene encoding 16S rRNA (cytidine(1402)-2'-O)-methyltransferase → MAEKGKLILIATPIGNLGDLSPRAVEVLRSVEACIVEDTRISGKLMSHLSIKTPLKVLNEHTAEAKVESYAEEIAEGAVWGLITDGGTPGISDPGAHLVDLCHEKGVEVDSIPGPCAAVDALALSGFYAQRFAFLGFLPRKPGPIREVFAPFSDSPMTLVLFESPFRAEKLLEAAFDVLGPRRYAICRELTKLHQQVYRERLPNVPSEKEVPNKGEFTIVIEGKRRQ, encoded by the coding sequence ATGGCCGAAAAGGGCAAGCTGATTCTGATCGCGACGCCCATCGGCAACTTAGGGGACCTCAGCCCGCGTGCGGTTGAGGTCCTTCGCTCTGTCGAGGCATGCATTGTGGAGGACACGAGGATCAGCGGCAAGCTGATGTCTCACCTCAGCATCAAGACACCCCTCAAGGTGCTCAACGAGCACACTGCCGAAGCCAAGGTAGAGAGCTACGCTGAGGAGATTGCCGAAGGAGCGGTGTGGGGACTCATCACCGATGGGGGCACTCCGGGGATCAGCGACCCTGGCGCGCACCTTGTCGATTTGTGTCACGAAAAAGGCGTCGAAGTAGACTCGATACCCGGCCCTTGCGCTGCTGTCGATGCACTTGCATTGAGCGGGTTCTATGCTCAAAGATTCGCATTCTTAGGGTTTCTGCCTCGAAAACCTGGACCTATTCGTGAGGTTTTTGCCCCTTTTTCAGACTCGCCAATGACTCTTGTCCTGTTCGAATCGCCCTTTCGTGCCGAAAAACTATTAGAGGCGGCTTTTGACGTCCTTGGGCCGCGGCGATATGCGATATGCCGAGAGCTTACCAAGCTCCACCAACAGGTTTATCGCGAACGATTGCCGAATGTGCCCTCGGAGAAAGAAGTCCCGAACAAGGGCGAATTTACGATCGTCATTGAGGGAAAACGACGCCAGTAG